The Vigna unguiculata cultivar IT97K-499-35 chromosome 6, ASM411807v1, whole genome shotgun sequence genome contains a region encoding:
- the LOC114187289 gene encoding methionine gamma-lyase-like — MAENAVANRKRSGTNDVVSDGDAKRKNAARDMDPAAALALTRHEFGEHGGVNMSIEASATFTVMEPETLCRMFAGELGPDRDFFIYSRHFNPTVLNLGRQMAAMEGTEAAYCTASGMSAISSVLLQLCSSGGHVVASNTLYGGTHALLSHFFPRTSNINTTFVDIDDLESVESAIVEGKTKVLYFESVANPSLKVANIPELCRVGHAKGLTVVVDNTFAPMVISPARLDADVVVHSISKFISGGADIIAGAVCGPASLVNSMMDLHQGALMLLGPTMNAKVAFELSERIPHLGLRMKEHSHRALVFATRLKKLGVKVIYPGLEEHPQHQLLKSMANMEYGYGGLLCIDMETVDRANQLMSQLQNDVQFGFMAVSLGYYETLMSCSGSSTSSEMSAEEQKIAGISPGLIRMSIGYIGTLEQKWTQMEKALTRFNDTHSIP; from the exons ATGGCTGAAAACGCGGTGGCCAACAGGAAGCGTAGCGGCACCAACGATGTCGTTTCGGACGGCGATGCCAAGAGGAAGAACGCGGCACGCGACATGGACCCCGCCGCCGCATTGGCCCTCACGCGTCACGAGTTCGGGGAGCACGGCGGCGTCAACATGTCCATCGAGGCCTCCGCCACGTTCACGGTCATGGAGCCGGAGACCCTCTGCCGAATGTTCGCCGGCGAGCTGGGCCCCGACCGCGACTTTTTCATCTACAGCCGCCATTTCAACCCGACGGTGCTGAACCTGGGCCGCCAGATGGCCGCCATGGAAGGCACCGAGGCCGCCTACTGCACCGCCAGCGGCATGTCCGCCATTTCTTCGGTGCTCTTACAGTTGTGCAGCTCCGGCGGACACGTGGTGGCGTCCAACACGCTCTACGGAGGGACCCACGCCCTGCTCTCGCATTTCTTCCCCAGGACATCTAATATCAACACAACCTTCGTGGACATAGACGATTTGGAGAGCGTGGAGAGCGCCATAGTGGAAGGGAAGACGAAGGTACTGTACTTCGAGTCCGTGGCCAATCCCAGCCTGAAGGTGGCCAACATTCCCGAACTGTGCCGCGTGGGACACGCGAAGGGCCTGACCGTGGTGGTGGACAACACCTTCGCTCCCATGGTGATCTCCCCCGCCCGTCTCGACGCTGATGTGGTGGTTCACAGCATCTCGAAGTTCATTAGCGGCGGTGCTGACATTATTGCAG GGGCTGTGTGCGGGCCGGCGAGTCTGGTGAATTCGATGATGGACCTTCATCAAGGGGCTCTGATGTTGCTGGGTCCGACGATGAACGCGAAGGTGGCGTTCGAGCTGTCAGAGAGAATTCCTCACCTGGGCCTTCGGATGAAGGAACACAGCCACCGAGCGTTGGTGTTCGCGACGAGGCTGAAGAAACTGGGAGTGAAGGTGATCTACCCAGGGCTGGAAGAGCACCCACAGCACCAGCTCCTTAAATCAATGGCGAACATGGAGTACGGGTACGGGGGGCTTCTCTGCATCGACATGGAAACGGTGGATAGGGCTAACCAGTTGATGAGTCAGTTGCAAAACGATGTTCAGTTTGGGTTCATGGCAGTGAGCTTGGGGTATTACGAGACTCTGATGTCCTGCTCCGGAAGCAGCACCAGCAGTGAAATGAGTGCGGAGGAGCAGAAGATCGCCGGCATCTCCCCAGGTCTCATCAGGATGTCTATTGGATACATTGGCACTTTGGAGCAGAAATGGACTCAGATGGAAAAGGCGCTCACTAGATTCAATGACACCCACTCCATCCCTtag